The following are encoded in a window of Bradyrhizobium guangdongense genomic DNA:
- a CDS encoding FecR family protein — MVAWRRIVFALPLLALPLAGADRACASDAVELAQAQLQAQVQAQVQAQPQAQPTPAPSPAPSASPAPATDAQPAAVEPIGNVATVTGIATVIRDKNSYPLKVRDDIYLNDVVQTSSNSSLGITFNDATTFNLSAGSKITIDNYVYEDGGKQNSAIFDIGKGTVAFVAAAVAKTGDMKIATPTATLGIRGTTGVVDVPEGAAASSANNVNIKLYPDADGRVGHIEVSDRTSGTRLGSLTQAASGFAIRPGAGGPAGMRFAAVPITIPPQQIARDRGFVSQVHAAQTTGRQIVTEQRDFRRTNPAAVSRIPRPAQPPQQQQLRPATTPNQQPQRPNGQPAQPGQNNRPGQQPPGAQTPGRQGGAVQPGTPRAGQGPQQHGPQRPGLRQSPGLPAAPPRSGQGTQPGATPQTQPPRGGQPPQRPGAVTPQPGMTPPPQAPRTGLQPGPQPAVQPQQGGVQRQPGLQQRLPGVQRPVVPRRPAPAPAPREKKRQ; from the coding sequence ATGGTGGCTTGGCGCCGCATCGTGTTCGCTTTGCCGCTGCTGGCGCTGCCGCTGGCGGGTGCTGACCGCGCGTGCGCATCCGACGCAGTCGAGCTCGCGCAAGCCCAACTACAAGCTCAAGTACAAGCTCAAGTACAAGCTCAGCCGCAAGCGCAGCCGACGCCCGCGCCCTCCCCGGCGCCATCGGCCTCGCCCGCACCGGCCACCGACGCCCAACCCGCCGCTGTGGAGCCGATCGGCAACGTCGCGACCGTGACGGGAATCGCGACCGTGATCCGCGACAAGAACTCCTATCCGCTGAAGGTGCGCGACGACATCTATCTCAACGACGTCGTCCAGACGTCCTCGAACTCCTCGCTCGGCATCACCTTCAACGACGCCACCACGTTCAATCTTTCCGCCGGCTCCAAGATCACCATCGACAACTACGTCTATGAAGACGGCGGCAAGCAGAATTCGGCGATCTTCGACATCGGCAAGGGCACCGTCGCCTTCGTTGCCGCGGCCGTGGCGAAGACCGGCGACATGAAGATCGCAACCCCGACCGCGACCCTCGGCATTCGCGGCACCACCGGCGTCGTCGACGTGCCCGAGGGCGCGGCCGCGAGCAGCGCCAACAACGTCAACATCAAGCTCTATCCCGACGCCGATGGCCGGGTCGGCCATATCGAGGTCAGCGACCGCACCAGCGGCACGCGGCTCGGCTCGCTGACGCAAGCCGCGAGCGGCTTTGCGATCCGGCCGGGCGCGGGCGGCCCAGCCGGCATGCGCTTCGCCGCGGTGCCGATCACGATTCCACCGCAGCAGATTGCGCGCGACCGCGGCTTCGTCAGCCAGGTGCATGCGGCGCAGACCACGGGTCGCCAGATCGTCACCGAGCAGCGCGACTTCCGCCGGACCAATCCGGCTGCGGTCAGTCGCATCCCACGCCCGGCGCAGCCGCCCCAGCAACAGCAATTGCGTCCGGCGACGACGCCGAACCAGCAGCCGCAGCGGCCGAACGGTCAGCCGGCTCAGCCGGGCCAGAACAACCGTCCGGGTCAGCAGCCGCCCGGCGCGCAGACACCGGGCCGGCAAGGCGGCGCCGTGCAACCGGGCACGCCGCGCGCGGGCCAAGGTCCGCAGCAACATGGTCCGCAGCGACCCGGCCTGCGGCAGAGTCCGGGACTACCGGCTGCTCCGCCGCGCAGCGGACAAGGCACGCAGCCCGGCGCGACGCCGCAGACCCAGCCACCGCGCGGCGGACAACCTCCGCAGCGGCCAGGCGCGGTCACGCCTCAGCCAGGCATGACGCCACCGCCGCAAGCGCCGCGCACCGGACTGCAGCCCGGCCCGCAGCCGGCCGTCCAGCCGCAACAAGGCGGCGTCCAGCGCCAGCCCGGCCTGCAGCAGCGCCTGCCCGGCGTCCAACGCCCCGTCGTGCCGCGCAGACCTGCGCCGGCTCCGGCGCCGAGGGAAAAGAAGCGGCAGTAG
- a CDS encoding DUF2147 domain-containing protein, with the protein MNKLSIAAAALFLASTAAAHAGNSLSFQIEGQRIRIETPRNCASLDCVTIVAPGLSDKPIKLNNINLNGLGGSRNDDTTPSTTTAQPAPAPVQQQPVAQAPVPGPAPAAPTAAPAPANVAAAPPLDTTVPPAPVAAPAPVVAPAPVAAAPAYTPPPAPAPVAPVQAAPVQAANTPIGVWATEENKGNVRVEQCGTNLCGYAEKTNERILINMKPDGAKWSGRIHDPNSGRNYDSTIAMKGPNAMRVQGCAFGGLFCGGQTWKRVS; encoded by the coding sequence ATGAACAAGCTCAGCATCGCCGCCGCCGCGCTCTTCCTGGCCTCGACCGCCGCCGCGCATGCCGGCAATTCGCTCTCGTTCCAGATCGAGGGCCAGCGCATCCGCATCGAGACGCCGCGCAATTGCGCCTCGCTCGATTGCGTCACCATCGTGGCGCCCGGCCTGTCGGACAAGCCGATCAAGCTGAACAACATCAATCTCAACGGCCTTGGCGGCTCCAGGAACGACGACACCACGCCGTCGACGACGACGGCACAGCCCGCGCCCGCTCCGGTGCAGCAGCAGCCCGTGGCGCAGGCGCCGGTGCCTGGCCCCGCTCCGGCAGCGCCGACCGCTGCCCCCGCTCCGGCAAATGTTGCTGCCGCGCCGCCCCTCGACACGACCGTGCCGCCGGCGCCGGTTGCAGCTCCCGCTCCGGTTGTCGCGCCCGCGCCGGTTGCCGCGGCGCCCGCCTATACGCCGCCGCCCGCTCCGGCGCCTGTCGCGCCCGTGCAGGCCGCGCCCGTGCAGGCCGCGAATACACCGATCGGCGTCTGGGCCACCGAGGAGAACAAAGGCAATGTTCGCGTCGAACAGTGCGGCACCAATCTCTGCGGCTATGCCGAGAAAACCAATGAGCGGATCCTGATCAACATGAAGCCCGATGGCGCCAAGTGGAGCGGCCGCATCCACGACCCCAACTCCGGCCGCAACTACGACTCGACCATCGCGATGAAAGGTCCGAACGCGATGCGCGTGCAGGGCTGCGCCTTCGGCGGCCTGTTCTGCGGCGGCCAGACCTGGAAGCGGGTGAGCTGA
- a CDS encoding extensin family protein: MTRGVRLYLVGSIVLVSLAGCGRGWFQAEREPWRAEAEAACLKSGAVKESADIVRVEPISGPGMCGAEFPLKVAALGEASSSYGFADEELRPPGTIGNQPRWPVNQPQSNYPAPGYPQRSNYPESAVRQPTGYGASSGPVSLNAPGVAPQDDEIDLPPEGTDAAGAARYMNAPSYPARPAPYSQAPYSQAPAQQPLPRLGPAQGNPVAAVGPVAIKPTATLACPIVSELDRWLADSVQPSAMRWFGARVVEIKQISAYSCRGMNGNPHAHVSEHAFGNALDVAAFVLADGRRITVKDGWHGMPEEQGFLRDVQSGACAHFTTVLAPGSNVYHYDHIHVDLMRRASRRLICQPAAVSGEEVAGRAQRRNPYANSRDPYVTGSLGTHKSKRDKINEEDEFSDD, encoded by the coding sequence ATGACGCGCGGAGTTCGTTTGTATCTCGTCGGCTCCATCGTCCTTGTTTCGCTTGCGGGTTGCGGACGCGGCTGGTTCCAGGCCGAACGTGAACCGTGGCGGGCCGAGGCCGAAGCGGCGTGCCTGAAATCGGGCGCCGTGAAAGAGAGCGCCGACATCGTCCGGGTCGAGCCGATCTCCGGCCCCGGAATGTGTGGCGCCGAGTTTCCGCTGAAAGTCGCCGCCCTGGGTGAAGCCTCGAGCAGCTATGGCTTTGCCGACGAGGAGCTGCGCCCGCCCGGCACGATCGGCAATCAGCCGCGCTGGCCGGTGAACCAGCCGCAATCGAATTATCCGGCACCCGGCTATCCGCAGCGGTCGAACTACCCTGAAAGCGCGGTGCGCCAGCCCACCGGCTATGGCGCCTCGTCAGGCCCGGTGTCGCTCAATGCGCCCGGCGTGGCGCCGCAGGACGACGAGATCGACCTGCCGCCAGAGGGCACGGATGCCGCAGGTGCGGCGCGCTACATGAACGCGCCGAGCTATCCGGCTCGGCCGGCGCCGTATTCGCAGGCTCCGTATTCGCAGGCGCCGGCGCAGCAGCCGCTGCCGCGGCTCGGTCCTGCCCAAGGCAATCCCGTCGCCGCCGTCGGTCCCGTCGCGATCAAGCCGACGGCGACGCTTGCTTGTCCGATCGTCTCCGAACTCGACCGCTGGCTTGCCGACAGCGTGCAGCCTTCGGCGATGCGCTGGTTCGGCGCCCGTGTGGTCGAGATCAAGCAGATCTCCGCCTATTCCTGCCGCGGCATGAACGGCAATCCGCACGCCCATGTTTCCGAGCACGCCTTCGGCAACGCGCTCGACGTCGCCGCCTTCGTGCTCGCTGACGGCCGCCGCATCACCGTGAAGGACGGCTGGCACGGCATGCCGGAAGAGCAGGGATTTTTGCGCGACGTGCAGTCGGGCGCGTGCGCGCATTTCACCACCGTGCTCGCGCCAGGCTCGAACGTCTATCACTACGATCATATCCACGTCGATCTGATGCGCCGCGCCAGCCGCCGGCTGATCTGCCAGCCGGCCGCAGTCTCCGGCGAAGAGGTTGCCGGACGCGCCCAGCGGCGCAATCCCTATGCGAACTCGCGCGATCCCTACGTGACCGGCTCGCTCGGCACGCACAAAAGCAAGCGCGACAAGATCAACGAGGAAGACGAGTTCTCGGACGACTGA
- a CDS encoding DUF6665 family protein, producing the protein MSRDLRPPVDILHYELVQEQASALGRMGRTLEQALAQLRDFDAAHPRLEMPASLQSARRKLVMEAGQALWMFVVQREATGLRDSRHIMRTYNVPAEVQLCMGLAPASSKPSTR; encoded by the coding sequence ATGTCCCGTGATCTTCGCCCGCCGGTCGATATCCTCCACTACGAGCTTGTCCAGGAACAGGCCTCGGCGCTTGGACGAATGGGCCGCACGCTCGAACAGGCGCTGGCCCAATTGCGCGACTTCGACGCGGCCCATCCACGCCTGGAAATGCCGGCCTCGCTGCAATCGGCAAGACGGAAGCTGGTGATGGAAGCCGGCCAGGCGCTCTGGATGTTCGTCGTCCAACGCGAGGCAACCGGCCTGCGCGACAGCCGCCACATCATGCGGACCTACAACGTCCCGGCCGAAGTGCAGCTGTGCATGGGGCTGGCGCCGGCATCGTCGAAGCCGAGCACGAGATGA
- a CDS encoding TetR/AcrR family transcriptional regulator, translating into MVVASREHLHVLQEEDSSKRRQILAGARKVFMDLGFDGASMGEIARAAGVSKGTLYVYFADKSALFEAILEEEALFHGQVVFNFDPARDAETTLKDFGQAYNHLLCRPGGGSAIRTVMAIAERMPDVGRRYYLRVLDKTINRLSEYLKAHVASGDLEIDDCDLAASQFMELCKASLFLPLIFQAASPPSEQRMTEVVDSATRMFLAAYKAK; encoded by the coding sequence ATGGTTGTAGCCAGTCGCGAACATCTGCACGTCCTCCAGGAGGAGGACAGCTCCAAACGCCGCCAGATTCTGGCTGGCGCCCGTAAGGTGTTCATGGATCTGGGTTTCGACGGCGCCAGCATGGGCGAGATCGCCCGCGCGGCCGGCGTTTCCAAGGGCACGCTCTACGTCTACTTCGCCGACAAGAGCGCGCTGTTCGAAGCCATCCTGGAGGAGGAAGCGCTCTTTCACGGCCAGGTCGTGTTCAATTTCGACCCTGCGCGCGACGCCGAGACCACGCTGAAGGACTTTGGCCAGGCCTACAACCACCTGCTCTGCCGGCCCGGCGGCGGATCGGCGATCCGCACCGTAATGGCCATCGCCGAGCGCATGCCCGACGTCGGCCGCCGCTATTATCTGCGCGTGCTGGACAAGACCATCAACCGGCTGTCCGAATATCTCAAAGCCCATGTCGCCTCGGGCGATCTCGAGATCGACGATTGCGACCTCGCCGCCTCGCAGTTTATGGAACTGTGCAAGGCCTCGCTGTTCCTGCCGCTCATCTTCCAGGCCGCCTCGCCGCCATCGGAACAGCGCATGACGGAAGTCGTCGACAGCGCGACGCGGATGTTCCTGGCCGCCTACAAGGCAAAGTAA
- a CDS encoding HlyD family secretion protein, translated as MAASRDQAARVLRQEAVETAPANGEAATGTSAVLAEQLRSHVAEETKRRTSEAPEKPVTDQPAPTASAPAAAPKSGKRKFVMMGIGLVLALAAASYAGYYTLVGRFFVSTDDAYVRANNTMLGARVAGHISSILARDNTPVHAGDTILRIDDGDYKIGVDAAATRIGTQQATIDRIGRQIAALDSQVVQAKAQLVSAEAGLKRADLDYERQQALSNKGFASRATFETSEAGRDQGAAAVKAAQAAYDVAVSNVDVAKAQQAEAQAQLAELKTTLAKAERDLSFTAVRAPVDGIFSNRLVNAGDFVAVGQRLGNVVPLDDVYIDANFKETQLKRIRPGQPVTIKVDAYGMRKFSGVVDSIAAGAGSVFTLLPPDNATGNFTKIVQRVPVRIRVPKAVANQNLLRAGMSVYATVDTNKGAADADSEIDLDDPTMIHPQ; from the coding sequence ATGGCCGCATCGAGAGACCAGGCTGCGCGCGTCCTTCGCCAGGAAGCAGTGGAAACGGCACCCGCGAACGGTGAAGCTGCGACCGGGACATCAGCAGTCCTCGCCGAACAGCTGCGCTCTCATGTGGCCGAAGAGACCAAGCGCCGCACCAGCGAGGCGCCGGAGAAGCCCGTGACCGACCAACCGGCCCCGACTGCATCCGCGCCCGCTGCCGCGCCAAAATCCGGCAAGCGCAAATTCGTCATGATGGGCATCGGCCTCGTGCTGGCGCTCGCGGCCGCAAGCTATGCCGGCTATTACACGCTGGTCGGCCGCTTCTTCGTCTCCACCGACGATGCCTATGTCCGCGCCAACAACACCATGCTGGGCGCGCGCGTGGCCGGCCACATCTCGTCGATCCTTGCCCGCGACAACACGCCGGTGCATGCCGGCGACACTATCCTGCGCATCGACGACGGCGACTACAAGATCGGGGTCGATGCGGCTGCGACCCGGATCGGGACCCAGCAGGCCACCATCGATCGCATCGGCCGCCAGATCGCGGCGCTCGACAGCCAGGTCGTACAGGCCAAGGCGCAACTCGTCTCCGCCGAAGCCGGCCTCAAGCGCGCCGATCTCGATTATGAGCGCCAGCAGGCGCTGAGCAACAAGGGCTTCGCCTCGCGCGCGACATTCGAAACTTCGGAAGCCGGGCGCGACCAGGGCGCCGCCGCGGTGAAGGCCGCGCAGGCGGCCTACGACGTCGCGGTCAGCAATGTCGACGTCGCCAAGGCGCAGCAGGCCGAAGCCCAGGCGCAGCTCGCCGAGCTCAAGACCACGCTCGCCAAGGCCGAGCGCGATCTGTCCTTCACGGCCGTGCGTGCGCCGGTCGACGGCATCTTCTCCAACCGCCTCGTCAACGCCGGCGACTTCGTCGCGGTCGGCCAGCGGCTCGGCAATGTCGTGCCGCTCGATGACGTCTATATCGACGCCAATTTCAAGGAGACCCAGCTCAAGCGCATCCGCCCCGGCCAGCCGGTAACGATCAAGGTCGACGCCTACGGCATGCGCAAGTTCTCCGGCGTGGTCGACAGCATCGCGGCCGGCGCCGGTTCGGTGTTCACGCTGCTGCCGCCGGACAACGCCACCGGCAATTTCACCAAGATCGTGCAGCGCGTGCCGGTCCGCATCCGCGTGCCGAAGGCAGTTGCGAACCAGAACCTGCTCCGTGCCGGCATGTCGGTCTACGCCACCGTGGACACCAACAAGGGTGCTGCCGACGCCGACAGCGAGATCGACCTCGACGATCCCACCATGATCCATCCGCAGTAA
- a CDS encoding DHA2 family efflux MFS transporter permease subunit, with translation MATATTASPAMMASAASERIAPKRLFAFIIMVFGMFMSILDIQIVSASLNEIQAGLSASSSEVSWVQTAYLIAEVIAIPLSGFLSRAFGTRLLFAISAAGFTASSLLCGFATTIEEMILWRALQGFLGAGMIPTVFASAYTVFPRTKFHIVGPIIGLVATLAPTIGPTVGGYITDLMSWNWLFFINVVPGIGITLGVLALVDFDEPHFELLDRFDWWGLLFMAGFLGTLEYVLEEGPQYEWLQDTSVAICAWICVLSAIAFFVRVFTATEPIVNLRTFSNRNFAVGSTLQFCIGIGLYGLTYIYPRYLAEVRGYSALMIGETMFVSGITMFLVAPLVGRLMASLDMRYMIAFGLIVFAIGSYQMTWITRDYDFYELLVPQILRGVGMMFAMVPTNNIALGTLPPERVKNASGLFNLMRNLGGAVGLAVINTVLNDRTDLHITRLQERVTWGNATATETLTMLAQKFQGLGDSTLMAMKQLSQIVHRQAVVMSFGDAFFILTLFYLGLSLLVTLLNRPASPFGGGDAH, from the coding sequence ATGGCTACCGCCACGACTGCTTCACCGGCCATGATGGCATCGGCCGCCTCGGAGCGCATCGCGCCGAAGCGGCTGTTCGCCTTCATCATCATGGTGTTCGGGATGTTCATGTCGATCCTGGACATCCAGATCGTCTCGGCCTCCTTGAACGAAATCCAGGCCGGCCTGTCGGCGAGCTCGAGCGAAGTCTCCTGGGTCCAGACCGCCTATCTGATCGCCGAAGTGATCGCGATCCCGCTGTCCGGCTTCCTGTCGCGCGCCTTCGGCACGCGGCTCTTGTTCGCGATCTCCGCGGCCGGCTTCACCGCATCGAGCCTGCTCTGCGGCTTCGCCACGACGATCGAGGAGATGATCCTCTGGCGCGCGCTCCAGGGCTTTCTCGGCGCCGGGATGATTCCGACGGTGTTCGCCTCGGCCTATACCGTGTTCCCGCGCACCAAATTCCACATCGTCGGTCCCATCATCGGCCTCGTTGCGACGCTGGCCCCGACAATCGGACCGACCGTCGGCGGCTACATCACCGATTTGATGTCGTGGAACTGGCTGTTCTTCATCAACGTCGTTCCCGGCATCGGCATCACCTTGGGCGTGCTGGCGCTGGTCGATTTCGACGAGCCGCATTTCGAATTGCTCGACCGCTTCGACTGGTGGGGCCTCTTGTTCATGGCCGGCTTTCTCGGCACGCTGGAATATGTGCTGGAGGAAGGTCCGCAATATGAATGGCTGCAGGACACCTCGGTGGCGATCTGCGCGTGGATTTGCGTTCTCTCGGCGATCGCCTTCTTCGTGCGCGTCTTCACGGCGACTGAACCGATCGTCAATTTGCGCACCTTCTCCAACCGCAATTTCGCCGTCGGCTCCACGCTACAATTCTGCATCGGCATCGGCCTCTACGGCCTGACCTACATCTACCCACGCTATCTGGCCGAGGTGCGCGGCTACAGCGCGCTGATGATCGGCGAGACCATGTTCGTCTCGGGCATCACCATGTTCCTGGTCGCGCCGCTGGTGGGCCGGCTGATGGCGAGCCTCGACATGCGCTACATGATCGCCTTCGGCCTGATCGTGTTCGCGATCGGCTCCTACCAGATGACCTGGATCACGCGCGACTACGATTTCTACGAGCTGCTCGTGCCGCAGATCCTGCGCGGCGTCGGCATGATGTTCGCGATGGTGCCGACCAACAACATCGCGCTCGGCACACTACCGCCCGAGAGGGTGAAGAATGCCTCGGGCCTGTTCAATCTGATGCGCAACCTCGGCGGCGCGGTCGGTCTTGCCGTCATCAACACCGTGCTCAACGACCGCACCGATCTGCACATCACGCGCCTGCAGGAGCGCGTGACCTGGGGCAATGCGACCGCGACCGAAACGCTGACCATGCTGGCTCAGAAATTCCAGGGGCTCGGTGACTCCACGCTGATGGCGATGAAGCAGCTCAGCCAGATCGTGCACCGCCAGGCCGTGGTGATGAGTTTTGGCGATGCCTTCTTCATCCTGACGCTGTTCTATCTCGGTCTCAGCCTGCTGGTCACGCTGCTGAACAGACCGGCCTCGCCATTCGGCGGCGGCGACGCGCATTGA